The window TTCTCCTGAACCGGTTTTTGGTCTTGCAGTAAACGGCCTTGTTAAAAAAGAAAACATTCGAAAGAACTCAACTGCAAAAGAGGGTGATGTGCTCATCCTGACAAAACCCCTTGGTACAGGAATTCTTGCAGCGGCTCACAAACGTGGTCTGATTGAGACTGCCGACCTCGAACGACTTATACAAGTGATGACACGACTCAATGTTGAGGGTGAGAAGTTGGGTGAAATTCCTGGAGTTCATGCCATGACGGATGTAACCGGCTTTGGTTTGTTGGGACATCTCATTGAAATGTGTGAGGGGAGTGGATTATCCGCAAATTTAGTTTTGAATAAGATCCCTTTAATTGAAGGAGTAGAAACCTATACAAAGCAATTCATCGTTCCGGATAACACTTATCGGAATTGGAACAGTTATGAGAAAAAAGTAAATGGTATCAACGGACCCGAATTCATGATTCTTTGCGACCCTCAAACAAGTGGCGGACTATTGATTTCTGCTCATCCTGATTCTGTGAATGAAATCACCGAGGCATTAAACCAATTTTCATTCACTGAAAACTGTACGGTGATCGGATCCATGATTCCGCAATCGGATTCAATGGTATATATTCACCAGAATTGAAATTCCTGTTTAGTGAATAATCTGAATACGGCTGTGCTGCACGCCTTCCGATGAAGTACATTCCAGGATGTACATTCCGGATGGTACTGCATTCACATCAATTTTGGTGCTGTTGCCATTTCCAAGGAAATCATCATTCGTACTGTAACAGATTTTACCATTCAGATCAAACAGCTTCAGAGTTGGGTGATGCAAATTTTGCATTGCTTCAAGCAGGATGAATGACTCCGCGGGATTGGGATAATTGCGAATCATTTCACCGGATTTTGCCTGAAGGGAAATGCCTGTACCATCATCGATGACAATTGTGTAATCCTCTGTTTCCCCGGAAAGGAAATTTGTACATGCATCGATAGCGCCATTGGTTGCACCTGACAAACGTGTACGGATTCTCATTTTTGTTGTACCCAAGGATGCAGTTGGAGGGACAATGAACAAAATACTGGATGGAACATTAATAGTTGTAGAAGCGCTGATCTGTGACCATTCCGATGCGTCGAAAGAACCATTTCTGTCATAATCTATCCAAAGTGAAATATTCGCGTTGAAAGTGGTGGTGACACTGATTTCGTAAGTAGCATTACGTATCAAAGTGGCGGTGGTAAATCCTGATGGTGGATAATCGGAATAATTCGGAGCCGTCAAATTTCCACAACCGGTTCCTACATTCGCAAGTGTAGTACCAAAGATTCTCACACTGTCGATGGAACCATAACCCATACAATCGCCTCCGAGATTTTGGGTGCAGTAACAAAGTGTTGGCGAGCTGAAATCAACAAATACAGGAGTGGAATAGGCGGTGAGTCCGCTACAGGTAACGGCACAGCGATACCAATTAGCAATCACTTGTGTAGACGAATAACTCAGGACGGTTGCTCCGGTGAGATCTGTCCATGTAATAGAGTCAGGAGAAGATTGCCACTGGTAAGTCTGACCAGGTCCACTGCTGTTTCCGGAAAGTGATACAATGAATGGATTGTTCGGGCAAACAGTACTAAAGGAGGAAAGAGCAACTCCCGGCACCGGTGGAGCGGTACAAGGAGCAGGAGCTTCCCATTTGTAATGGAGGCCAACAGGAGGGACAGATGATGGATTCAATGTGCATGTAGCGGTATTCGTTGCTCCATTGATAGAATTGACCCAACCTCCGGTTCCTGTACCCCGAAGATTAAAATCGCTGCTGTCATTTCCAATCATTCCAACAGTAACGAAACTGGCATTCAGATTGCATGTCATTTCACCATAACTGTATTCAATTTGGTTGCTACCTTCATAGAGCAATATTTGAAAATTAAAGTTGTCTCCGATATTTCCATGCTTTCTGAAATTTTTCCATTGAATCACCAATGTTTGATTTGGACTGGTGCCAATTGTCGAATAAAGGATTGATGAACCACCTTGCGCCTGGAGATTTCTTGCGAATCCTGCAAGGAAATTTCCGCCGGTAGAAGAATTCAATGGAAAGTAATCCGATGCTGAATTCATATTCACACCACCGGTTCCGAGGGCGATCCAACCATTCACATTCACTCCGAAAACATCGTAATTGAAACCATTGTATAGAAAATTAAAACCAATCGGCAAACCGGGACCACTTTGTGTTGATCCTCCGAGCGGAAACACAGGATCAATAAAATATTCATCTTCTGAAGTAGTATCACCAAGAAATGTTCCGGTGGCAATTTCATCATAATTGCTGATATCCGATTGAAAGATGTATGTACTTACCTGTGCTGAGGAGGTGTAAATTAGTCCAAAACTGAGAATGAAAATGATTTGAATGGATCGGAGTAACATAATTTTTTCTGCATTGAGATTGGAGAACAATTTAGGCTATTTTTTTATTTTCATGTACTTGGATAATTATCAGAAAGCCTTGTACTGGCATAATCTGAATTGTTAAATTAATTATATTAGCATTTCAGGTAAGATTCTTTCTTTCCGCCTGTTTCCTGCAGTCCACAATTCGAATCATTTAAACACACAAGTGAATGAAAACATTCCTACGTATTTGTATTGGCATGCTGTTGTTTGTTCCCAATTTCATGTATGCACAGTGCACCACTACTAATGCTAAAACATGCAGTTGCAAAGATGGTACGACCAATTGCGACCTTTTGCCTGATATTACTATCGCCAGGCCTCCACTTTTAGTCAGTGGATCGAGTGGGGTAATTGAATATTCTCAAACAGGGAATGGCGCGAATAACGGAAGGTTACGTATTTCAGTGAGCACTCCGAATATTGGCTATGGACCTCTTGAAATCCGTGCTCAGGCAATTTATGTATGTGGAACAGACACATTCTATGGTACCGCACCGGCCACTTGTACAGATGGCAGTGCACCAAAGCAATTGATCAAACAACGTGTTTATCACAAAACCGATTCTGTAATGTCGTATTATGACCGTGATGCAGGTACAATGACCTACCATCCGACACATGGACATATGCATGTTGACAATTGGGGAATTTTCACTTTACGTACTGCAACTGCAGATCCCAATCCATTGAATTGGCCTATTGTTGGTAATGGAGCAAAACTTGCATTTTGTTTGATGGATTATGGTACCTGTTCAACCTATAACGGACATTGTGTAGATTCAAGCGGCGCGACACTTACCAATACCAATTTCCCGAATTTCGGATTAGGTGGGGGAAGCTTCAGTTGTTCTCCAACCGCACAGGGAATTTCTTCCGGATACACAGATATTTATTATCAAAGCCTTGATGGTATGTGGATTGATATTCCACCGGGAGTTTGTAACGGACAATATTACATCGTCGCGCAGATTGACCCTTACAATTACTTTTTAGAATCAAAGGAGAACAATAATATTATGGTTGTTCCCTGGACTTTGACTCAGCAAACAGGTGCGCCTACCATCACAGCAAGTGGATCGACTTCCATTTGTCCGGGGCAAACGGTGACACTTACTTCTACCAGCGCAAATGCGTACTTATGGTCCAATGGTGCGACAACACAGAGTATTTCCGTGTCAACTCCGGGTTCTTATACAGTTACAGCCACCAATTCAAATTGCGTTTTCACCTCGACCGCGGTTAACGTTGTAGTAAATTCTCTGAATGTCACGGCAGGATCAACGCCAGCTGTGGTTTGTTCCGGGGCTCAGACGCAATTATCCTCTTCCGTTACAAATGTTCCGCAGCAAGGTCCTGTAGCATTTACAACAAATACAGCTGTCACCATTGTTGATTATAACAGTACTAACGGCGCTACTCCTGTTTATTCCCCTTTGGTAGTTTCCGGGATAACTCCTGCAACATTGTCTTCGGGCGCAATTGTAAGTGCAAAAATTAATCTCACTCACACCTATGATGGCGATATAGAAATTTGGTTAAAGGCGCCTTCAGGAGATTCAACATTACTGAGTAATCGACGCGGTGGAAGTGGTGACAATTTCACCAACACCATTTTTTCAATGTCATCTGCCACTTTGATTTCTACAGGAACGGCACCGTTTACCAACACTTACAAGCCGGATGGGAATTTGAATGCACTTACCGGAAATGTAAATGGAACCTGGAAATTGATTGTGATTGACAGAGCAGCAGTGGATGTTGGCCAGATTTTAAACTGGACACTTACTGTTCTAAATAACGAGACTTATTCATATTCCTGGAACGCTACGCCTTCAGGTTTTGTATCCACCATCCAGAATCCAGTAAACACTCCAGGCGCAACAACTACTTATACTGTTACGGCAACCAGTTCAGCTACCGGTTGCACAGGGACTGCAACTACAGTGGCAACGGTTACACCGGTTATTTTTATTGGTTCGTTGAATCCGGGTTCCGGAGCATCAGGAAACATCGTTACCATTTCGGGTAATGGTTTCTCAGGAGCAACTTCTGTTACATTCAATGGAGTCCCCGCGACATCATTTACAGTGAGTAATGCAAATCAAATTGTCGCTGTAGTACCTGTAGGCGCGACATCCGGACCTGTATGTGTTTCAGTTGGAGCCTGCAGTTCTTGTAGTGCCGTAAGTTTTAATGTAATTTCTTCCTTTGCGCTTAACCTGAAACTCTTTATCGAAGGTTATTACACCGGTGTGAGTTCGATGGTTCCTGTTGCAAGTCCCGTCACATATCCTTCGGTTTGCGATACCATTTTGGTTCAATTAATGGAAAACTTAGCAGGATTCCCGCAGGTGTTTTCAGGTGCGGCTATCCTTGGTACAAATGGAACATCGAGCATACAGATTCCAAGTTCACTCAGTGGTAAAAATTGCTATATCCGAATCCGGCATCGCAATGCTTTGGAAACATGGAGTGCTACACCCATTTCACTTACAGGCGGTACTCTGAGTTATGATTTCAGTACTGCGGGAAGCATGGCTTTTGGAAGCAATCAAAAACAATTAGGTGCCGGGGTGTATGCATTGTATAATGGAGATGTGAATCAGGATGGTTCTATTGGGTCCACAGATTTTACAATGATCGAAAACAAAGTTCAGCTTCTCCTGTCTGGCTATATTACAGAAGACCTGAATGGAGATTGGATGGTAGAGTCGACGGATTATTCATTCATAGAAAATGTAAGTCAGTTATTCCTTCTGGCTACGCATCCTTGATACTAAATAAAAAGTTTGAATTACCTGTGATAGATTCATTGCACAATGAATTTGCCACAGGTAATTTTTTTATTAGAATCAGTGATAGAATAAAAATATATCCCTGACGAAAATGTGTTTAAAGAGATTTCAGTAATTATTTCATCTAAATGAATTTTATTAGTCAATTGTCCGTTTGAATTGAAGATTGAAAATACCACATCCTTCTTGATTGAAATGTCATTGGAGTGGATTCTCAGACGATCAACTGCCGGGTTAGGGTAGACCGTGAATCCCGATTCAGTGGAATATTCAGGAAGTGAAGAAGTACTGTCAGGAGTGTATTCCCATAGATCTGTTTGAATATTCAATAAGCTATCATTTCCCATTCCTGCAAAAGCCCTGTTATTGATTACAAAGCAGGTTCCATTCGAAAATGGTAAACCCGGATAAGAAGCAACAGCAATCCACGAATTAAACACAGGATCGTACTTCCAAAGATCATTTTGATAGGATGTAGAAGTGCCGCATCCAACATAGCCTTTATCGAAAAGAGAAAATGAGATTGCATTGGATCTGTACTCTCCTTCAAAGTCGGCCAGCTGTGTCCAGGCATCGAGAAGTGGATTGTATTTCCAGAAATCTTTTTTCAAGTCCTGAGAAAAAGAAAATCCGGTACCAAAATACACCGTGTCCCGAATGGCGAAGCCGGCTGCCCAACGTCTGCCGAAAGTTGCAAGATCAGATACATTGCCAAGGTTCCGTTTGATGGTCCAACAGGTATCTGCGTATGGATTAAACTCCCAGGTTTGTTTTACATAACCGGAACTTCCATCATAACCACAAAGGATATATGCCCTGGACCTTGCGACAATTGCGACAGCATCTCGTCTGCCACTTGTAATGGCGCTCGTGTTGTAGAGTCCGAGTTCCTGTGCACTTTGCCATGTATTGCTTACAGGATTAAAACTCCAGAAATCTTTCAAAAAGTTTGTATCGTCATAGCCGGTTCCGACATATCCCAGTGTATCGATTGCAAAACCAACAGCGCCTTTTCTTGCCACACCGGCGAAATCCGCCACCTGGGACCATGCATTTATATCCGGATCAAATTTCCAGAAGTCTGTAAGCAAATTTCCCTGGCTGTCCTGTCCTGTCCCAACAAATGCCTGACCATTTATCACAAAACTCACTGCATTGATTCGTTCGATACCGGGAAAGTCGGCCCTACGAATCCAGGTATCAACACCTGTTGCACCTGAAAGTGCTGTTGACAGGAGAGTACACCCGAAGATGAATGATTTTGAAAAGAATGAAAATGTATGCAGGAGGGGTTTTTTCATAATTAATTTTGGTTGACCAATATGCCGTCTTTCATCACGAGTTTTCTATCCGCGAGTCGTGCCAACTCTTCATTGTGTGTGACGATGACAAATGTATTTTTAAATTGTTCTCTAAGCTCAAGAAACAAATGGTGTAATGATTTGGCTGAATTGGAATCAAGATTGCCGGATGGTTCGTCCGCAAACACCACACTTGGGTTGTTAATGAGCGCCCTTGCGACCGCAACACGCTGCTGTTCTCCACCGCTCAATTCGGATGGCCTGTGGCTCAATCTTTCACTTAGACTGAGTACATGCAGCAAATGACTTGCCTTGTTCATCGCTTCTTTTTTTGAAACTCCTTGAATCAAAGCAGGCATCATCACGTTTTCCAAAGCACTGAACTCAGGTAACAAATGATGTGATTGAAAAACAAATCCAATTTTTTGATTTCTGAATAGAGCAAGTTTGCGGGAGGAAAGGGTCGTGATCTCCACATTATCAATACTCACACTTCCTGAATCCGGTTTCTCCAGAGTGCCCAGAATGTGAAGCAAAGTGCTTTTTCCGGCTCCTGATGCACCAACAATGGAGATAATTTCACCGGTTTCGATGCTCAATTCAATTCCTTTCAAAACCCGAAGTGAATCAAAAGATTTCTGTATTGCGTTGGCTCTAATCATGCTTGTTTTGCTTCGACCACGAAAGTAATGAATCTTCAGTAACCGGAAATTCACCGTCAAAGAGGATGCTCCAACCGGCTATTCTCGCCAAGGTTTTAACTTAAAATTGAAATTTTCAGAATCACAATTTCATAACAGAATTGATCTGGGTTTATTGTTTTGAAGACCTGAAAAAGGTTTTAATTACAGGGTATTTCTTTACCACAGGAATCTAAGCATCTCTCTGAATTAACACAACGATCAATCAGCATTCAAATTTTGTCTGTAGGTTTGTGTCTCAATAAATTTGTCGATTAATTCACTTGACATTGTTGTTTATAAACATTTTATATACAGATAATTAGACTGAATCAATAAACTATAATACTACATGAAAATCACTCCTCCGGCCATTTCGGAATTATCCCAATATTATCAGAGTTACCTGAAATACCTGCCCGAGACTGACCTCTTGGAAGCCATTCAAAAACTGTCCATGGAATCGGAAAAATTTTATTCTGAAATCACAGAAATTCAGGCAGGATACAGTTATGCCGAAGGTAAGTGGCAGTTGAAAGAAGTCGTTGGGCATATCTGTGATACGGAAAGGATTCTGGTTTACAGGGCACTTCGTATTGCCAGGAACGATAAGACCCCAATCGAAGCTTTCGATGAAAATTTTTACACGGAAAATTCCTTCTATTCAAGTAGAAGTTTTTCAAGTATTTACGAAGAATGGAAGACCATTCGTGCAGCCAGCTTGTCCTTTTTTCAAAACCAACATCCTTCCGTTTTTGAAAATGTAGGAACTGCCAACAATACACCTGTAAGTGTAAAAGCGATCCTGTATTTTATCATCGTACATGAAAGACACCATCAAAGGATCATAAAGGAGCGTTATTTAAACGTTGAAAAATCGTGATGAATTACTGATTCCACGGGCATTCCGGATAAAAAAAATGATACTTTTGTGCGGCAAAATTGTGCTTAAACGCCTAAATTCATCACTATGAATATTCATGAATACCAGGGAAAATCGATCCTAAAATCATTTGGAGTCGGAATACAGGAAGGAATTGTAGCAGAAACACCTGAACAGGCAGTTGAAGCTGCCAAAGAACTAAACAAAACTACTGGTACTTCCTGGTGGGTAGTGAAAGCACAAATACATGCAGGTGGCAGGGGTAAAGGCGGCGGAGTAAAGCTTGCAAAGTCGCTGGATGAAGTAAAAGAGAAGGCCAGTGCAATTATTGGAATGAATCTGGTAACTCCTCAAACCGGGCCTCAGGGTAAAAAGGTAAGTAAGGTGCTCATCGCACAGGATGTATATTATCCGGGCGCCTCTCCAACAAAAGAATTTTATATCAGCGTTCTTCTTGACAGACAGAAAGGAAGAAATATCATCATGTATTCTACCGAGGGAGGTATGGATATTGAAGAAGTGGCTGCCAAAACTCCTCATTTAATTTTTAAGGAAGAAATCGATCCTAAGGTAGGAATGCAGGGATTTCAGGCAAGAAAAATTGCTTTTAACCTGGGATTGAGTGGAGAAGCATTCAAACAAATGACAAAGTTTGTCGCTTCCTTATACAAAGCTTACGATACCATTGATGCTTCTTTGTTTGAGATCAATCCGGTTTTGAAAACATCCGATGATAAAATTATCGCGGTGGATTCAAAAGTCGGTTTTGATGAAAACGCTTTGTTCCGTCATCCTGATTATGCGGCGATGCGTGATATCGCGGAAGAAGATCCAACGGAGGTAGAAGCAGGTGAACACAACCTGAACTATGTGAAACTGGATGGTAACGTCGGTTGTATGGTGAATGGTGCCGGACTTGCGATGGCAACAATGGATATTATCAAACTTGCAGGTGGTGAACCGGCGAACTTTTTGGATGTAGGTGGAACTGCAAATGCAGCCCGTGTAGAGCAGGCTTTCCGGATTATCCTCAAAGATCCGAATGTGAAAGCCATTCTCGTGAATATCTTCGGAGGAATTGTTCGTTGTGATCGCGTTGCTCAGGGAATTGTAGACGCCTATAAAAATATCGGCGCCATTCCGGTTCCGATTATTGTCCGTCTTCAGGGAACTAACGCTGAGGAAGCGAAAAAGATTATTGATGAATCAGGACTTAAAGTATTTTCAGCGATTCAGTTGAAAGAAGCTGCTGATCTGGTGAATGAAGTTCTGAAAAAGTAAACCAAATATCATGAAAGCATTATCCAACGAGGAAGCCTTCCTGGCTGTCCCTGAACCATCTTTGTGTGATTACAAGTCGTCAAAATTTGTCATCCAGCAGGTTCCTTATGAACATACTTCATCCTATCTGGAAGGAAGTGCGAATGGTCCGGGTGCTATCGTTTCAGCTTCTCATTTTGTTGAATTCTATGATGAAGAACTCGACACAGAAACCTATAAAAAATGCGGAATCGCGACACTTCCCGCAATTGATTTTCAGGGAAAAGTGGATGTCGATGCAGTCGGCCTCATTGAAACTGAGACAAGAAAGTTGATTGAAGATGGAAAGTATGTTGTTTCATTGGGCGCGGAACACACAGTTACTTTAGGTTTTGTAAAAGCCCACGCTGCTAAATACAAAGACATCACAGTGGTTCAAATCGACGCGCATTCTGATTTGAGATCCGCATACCATGATAATCCATATTCACATGCATCAGTCATGGCCAGGATTCATGATTTGAATATCCCGCTTGTTCAGATTGGAATCCGTGCACAGTGTAAAGAAGAAGCTGATCTGATCAAGTCGGCTAAGAATATTCATACTTTCTACGCACATCACATTCGTAAAAACGCGAACTGGATTTCCGATGCTGTTTCAAAGATGAGTGATAATGTTTACCTCACTATTGATGCCGATGGTTTTGATCCTTCAATTATGCCAGCTGTAGGAACTGCAGAACCGAATGGTTTGTTCTGGGTAGAAACTCTGGATTTTCTCAGAAAAGTTTTTAATGAAAAGAATGTTATAGGATTTGATGTTGTTGAATGCGCCCCGATGGAAGGAACTATTTTGTCGGAATACACTCTTGCAAAATTGGTTTATCGGCTCATCGGTTATCAGGTAGCTAAACTCAATCCCTGAATTACTCTTTCTGAACCGGGGAATATTACTGTCTTTTCTTTTCTGATTTTACTGTGGATATTTTGAGTTTTTTCATGATTTTCCCTTTATAAATTGTGCCTATCTTTACGTAAAGACATTGCAAACGATGATCAAGAAAATTCTGGTTGCCAACAGGGGAGAAATCGCGATTCGTGTGATGCGATCCGCGCGTGAAATGGGGATTAAAACCGTTGCTGTTTATTCTGACGCGGATCGAAATGCACTGCATGTTCGTTATGCAGATGAAGCCATTCACATTGGTGCGTCACCCTCCAGCCAGAGTTACCTGGTGATGGACAGAATTCTGGATGCCGCCAAAAAAACAGGAGCTGATGCCATTCATCCCGGCTATGGATTTCTTTCTGAGAACGCTGATTTTGCGGATCGTGTGAAAGCTGCCGGATTGATTTTTATCGGGCCTGATGGAAATTCCATGCGGATGATGGGCAGCAAACTTGCAGCGAAAGCCACAGCTGAAAAACACAAAATTCCACTCGTGCCCGGAACGGCAAAAGCAATAGATGATCTGGAAGAAGCAAAAGCCATCGCCGTAAAAATCGGTTTCCCGATTTTGATCAAAGCTTCTGCCGGTGGCGGCGGTAAAGGGATGCGCGTTGTAAACAAACAGGAAGAGTTCGAAGAGCAAATGAAGCTCGCGGTGAGTGAAGCAATTTCTTCTTTTGGTGATGGCGCCGTATTTATTGAACGTTACGTTGGCTCTCCACGACATATAGAAATTCAGGTTCTGGGTGATTTGCATGGAAACGTAGTGCATTTGTTTGAACGTGAATGCAGCATTCAGCGCCGTCATCAAAAGGTTGTTGAAGAAGCCCCTTCTTCTGTGCTTACGCCGGAATTAAGGGAAGAAATGGGCAAATGCGCTGTGCTGGTTGCCAAAGCATGTAATTATGCCGGAGCAGGTACTGTTGAGTTTTTGCTGGATGAAAATCTGAATTTTTATTTTCTGGAAATGAATACCCGTTTACAGGTTGAGCACCCTGTGACAGAAAATATTACCGGTCTTGATCTCGTAAAAGAGCAAATCAGGATTGCGAATGGGGAGAAATTATCTTTCCGGCAGGAGGATTTGAAAATGAAAGGACACTCCATTGAAATCAGGGTCTGCGCTGAAGATCCTGCGAATAATTTCCTTCCTGACATTGGAACTCTTGAATCCTATGTTATCCCGCAAGGTCCGGGTGTGCGTGTGGATGATGCCTATGCTGAAGGAATGGAAATTCCAATCTATTACGATCCTTTGATTGCTAAATTAATTGTTTTCGGAAAAGACAGGAAAGAAGCCATTGAACGGATGATCCGTGCGATCGATGATTATCGCATTACAGGAGTCAATACCACACTCGGATTTTGCCGCTTCGTGATGGGACATGAGGCTTTTGTGAGCGGGAAATTTGATACGCATTTTGTAAAAAATCATTTCAAACCGGAGTACCTTCTTTCGAATAATAAAGAGGAAATGGAATTGGCCGCAATTCTCGCAGTAAGAATGCTTCGTCAACGTAGTGTTCCATTGAAAAATTTCAGCCAGTCGGAAACAACTTCAAGCTGGAAAGCGAATCGTTTGAAATAATTTTGCCTGAAAAATGAACCATTATGAAGTTTTTTTCTGTTTTTGATTTTTCGGCATAGCAATTGAAGGGAAACCGTCCATGAAACGAAATCGTTTTTATTATGTTCTTGGGTGTTTTATCCTTATCACACAATTTGCTTTTTCTCAGGATCCCCAAAAGGATGAAAAGTCAGGTGGTTATCGACTTCCTTACATCCTGGAGGGTGAAGACACCATACCGGTAGTCAATCTCCCAACTGTAAATATTGTTGATGTCAACAATCCTGAATATTTAAAAAACCTTCAGGCATATTACCGCCTGCGTTTTAATGTAATCAAAGTTTATCCTTATGCGAGACTGGCAGCCGTAAAATTGAATGAAATGGAATTGAGAATGGCATCCATGAATTCAGACAGAGAGAAGAAGAAGTATCGTAAAGCTGTCGAAGATCAGGTTAGAAAAGATTTTGAAGAGCAAATCAAAAAGCTCAGCATTAACCAGGGGAATGTGCTGATTAAACTGATTGACAGGGAAACCGGACAAACCTCTTATACGCTCATCAAACAATTGAAAGGATCCTTGAACGCATTTTTTGCGCAAGGTCTTGCAAAATTATTCGGTCACGATCTGAAAGACGAATATGATCCGGAGGGTGAAGACAAGACCATAGAAATGATCGTCAAGCAGATTGAGTACGGACAGATAACTTTTTAAGAGGAATTTATTTTCTGAATCTTTCAGCGACTAACAACTCTTTGTTACCGGCAGTATATTCATAGAAACCATTTCCTGATTTCACTCCTAAATGTCCTGCCGTGACCATGTTGACAAGAAGCGGACAAGGAGCATATTTTGGATTACCAAACCCGGAATGAAGAACATTCAGAATACTTAAACAGACATCAAGCCCGATGAAGTCAGCCAGTTGAAGTGGTCCCATAGGATGTGCCATTCCCAATTTCATGACAGTATCTATTTCTGAAACACCTGCGACGCCTTCATAAAGCGAATAGATCGCTTCATTGATCATTGGCATGAGAATCCTGTTCGCGATGAATCCAGGATAATCATTCACTTCAACAGGTACTTTTTCCAGATTTTTAGAGATTTCAAAAATATGTTGGGTGACCGAATCTGAAGTAGAGTATCCTCTGATAATTTCTACAAGTTTCATCACAGGAACCGGATTCATAAAGTGCATCCCGATAACCTGTGCAGG of the Bacteroidota bacterium genome contains:
- the selD gene encoding selenide, water dikinase SelD, whose protein sequence is MDNQLNETIKLTQMSRGSGCGCKIAPAILEEILGAKVQGNNFPNLLVGNEHKDDAAVLELPGGICLISTTDFFTPIVNNPYDYGRIAAANALSDVYAMGGKPILALAIMGFPVDKLSTDVARQIIAGAKEICKTANIPLAGGHTIDSPEPVFGLAVNGLVKKENIRKNSTAKEGDVLILTKPLGTGILAAAHKRGLIETADLERLIQVMTRLNVEGEKLGEIPGVHAMTDVTGFGLLGHLIEMCEGSGLSANLVLNKIPLIEGVETYTKQFIVPDNTYRNWNSYEKKVNGINGPEFMILCDPQTSGGLLISAHPDSVNEITEALNQFSFTENCTVIGSMIPQSDSMVYIHQN
- a CDS encoding T9SS type A sorting domain-containing protein; the protein is MKKPLLHTFSFFSKSFIFGCTLLSTALSGATGVDTWIRRADFPGIERINAVSFVINGQAFVGTGQDSQGNLLTDFWKFDPDINAWSQVADFAGVARKGAVGFAIDTLGYVGTGYDDTNFLKDFWSFNPVSNTWQSAQELGLYNTSAITSGRRDAVAIVARSRAYILCGYDGSSGYVKQTWEFNPYADTCWTIKRNLGNVSDLATFGRRWAAGFAIRDTVYFGTGFSFSQDLKKDFWKYNPLLDAWTQLADFEGEYRSNAISFSLFDKGYVGCGTSTSYQNDLWKYDPVFNSWIAVASYPGLPFSNGTCFVINNRAFAGMGNDSLLNIQTDLWEYTPDSTSSLPEYSTESGFTVYPNPAVDRLRIHSNDISIKKDVVFSIFNSNGQLTNKIHLDEIITEISLNTFSSGIYFYSITDSNKKITCGKFIVQ
- a CDS encoding T9SS type A sorting domain-containing protein, with translation MLLRSIQIIFILSFGLIYTSSAQVSTYIFQSDISNYDEIATGTFLGDTTSEDEYFIDPVFPLGGSTQSGPGLPIGFNFLYNGFNYDVFGVNVNGWIALGTGGVNMNSASDYFPLNSSTGGNFLAGFARNLQAQGGSSILYSTIGTSPNQTLVIQWKNFRKHGNIGDNFNFQILLYEGSNQIEYSYGEMTCNLNASFVTVGMIGNDSSDFNLRGTGTGGWVNSINGATNTATCTLNPSSVPPVGLHYKWEAPAPCTAPPVPGVALSSFSTVCPNNPFIVSLSGNSSGPGQTYQWQSSPDSITWTDLTGATVLSYSSTQVIANWYRCAVTCSGLTAYSTPVFVDFSSPTLCYCTQNLGGDCMGYGSIDSVRIFGTTLANVGTGCGNLTAPNYSDYPPSGFTTATLIRNATYEISVTTTFNANISLWIDYDRNGSFDASEWSQISASTTINVPSSILFIVPPTASLGTTKMRIRTRLSGATNGAIDACTNFLSGETEDYTIVIDDGTGISLQAKSGEMIRNYPNPAESFILLEAMQNLHHPTLKLFDLNGKICYSTNDDFLGNGNSTKIDVNAVPSGMYILECTSSEGVQHSRIQIIH
- a CDS encoding ABC transporter ATP-binding protein; this translates as MIRANAIQKSFDSLRVLKGIELSIETGEIISIVGASGAGKSTLLHILGTLEKPDSGSVSIDNVEITTLSSRKLALFRNQKIGFVFQSHHLLPEFSALENVMMPALIQGVSKKEAMNKASHLLHVLSLSERLSHRPSELSGGEQQRVAVARALINNPSVVFADEPSGNLDSNSAKSLHHLFLELREQFKNTFVIVTHNEELARLADRKLVMKDGILVNQN
- a CDS encoding proprotein convertase P-domain-containing protein, which translates into the protein MKTFLRICIGMLLFVPNFMYAQCTTTNAKTCSCKDGTTNCDLLPDITIARPPLLVSGSSGVIEYSQTGNGANNGRLRISVSTPNIGYGPLEIRAQAIYVCGTDTFYGTAPATCTDGSAPKQLIKQRVYHKTDSVMSYYDRDAGTMTYHPTHGHMHVDNWGIFTLRTATADPNPLNWPIVGNGAKLAFCLMDYGTCSTYNGHCVDSSGATLTNTNFPNFGLGGGSFSCSPTAQGISSGYTDIYYQSLDGMWIDIPPGVCNGQYYIVAQIDPYNYFLESKENNNIMVVPWTLTQQTGAPTITASGSTSICPGQTVTLTSTSANAYLWSNGATTQSISVSTPGSYTVTATNSNCVFTSTAVNVVVNSLNVTAGSTPAVVCSGAQTQLSSSVTNVPQQGPVAFTTNTAVTIVDYNSTNGATPVYSPLVVSGITPATLSSGAIVSAKINLTHTYDGDIEIWLKAPSGDSTLLSNRRGGSGDNFTNTIFSMSSATLISTGTAPFTNTYKPDGNLNALTGNVNGTWKLIVIDRAAVDVGQILNWTLTVLNNETYSYSWNATPSGFVSTIQNPVNTPGATTTYTVTATSSATGCTGTATTVATVTPVIFIGSLNPGSGASGNIVTISGNGFSGATSVTFNGVPATSFTVSNANQIVAVVPVGATSGPVCVSVGACSSCSAVSFNVISSFALNLKLFIEGYYTGVSSMVPVASPVTYPSVCDTILVQLMENLAGFPQVFSGAAILGTNGTSSIQIPSSLSGKNCYIRIRHRNALETWSATPISLTGGTLSYDFSTAGSMAFGSNQKQLGAGVYALYNGDVNQDGSIGSTDFTMIENKVQLLLSGYITEDLNGDWMVESTDYSFIENVSQLFLLATHP
- a CDS encoding DinB family protein, whose amino-acid sequence is MKITPPAISELSQYYQSYLKYLPETDLLEAIQKLSMESEKFYSEITEIQAGYSYAEGKWQLKEVVGHICDTERILVYRALRIARNDKTPIEAFDENFYTENSFYSSRSFSSIYEEWKTIRAASLSFFQNQHPSVFENVGTANNTPVSVKAILYFIIVHERHHQRIIKERYLNVEKS